The Gasterosteus aculeatus chromosome 17, fGasAcu3.hap1.1, whole genome shotgun sequence genome includes a window with the following:
- the ubap2a gene encoding ubiquitin-associated protein 2a isoform X1: protein MMSSLGGDKARGPREKALPAATQTSQHQKQIQATAEQIRLAQVIYDKNDADFEDKVNQLMEVTGKNQDECMVALHDSNEDVSRAINFLLESTSDMTSWETVGKKKPLVKEGPSDSKENKENREKKGEREASKGRAAANRKGRGASRSRPARPEENGVEVTPVDRGSDRGRRARGGSRGSGGRGRGRGPPGSRFSAQGMGYGGNAHAHSQGVSHSFSLFNPADYTSEAGSGSTQTEVWDTSANHITEGTVPWRGPLEDWVSEDWSEDVGLSETKVFTSSCAPDAENHITPGQSLDLVSLLQKPVVGGREPPSSSSTQSLIFTNSHHHQPPQQQLPPSRSATSSTSYAHAALSSVLGAGFGDLAQAKRPQPSAGAQILEQLKGPGLGPLPSSQAAPPASTQGSNTSICRLPGLGAPAPPPSSSSWDIKASESNTTTLSSQFSRKCSSEFGLQPEPSLVLSQLVQRHTGPSLPLARQPSPPSQEQAAAASALPAAHHVSSPAQGGPGMASAGAKPPAPGAGLDPQGGSTQQQQQRAQLKGLKRRIPPSSKIPSTAVEMPGSADVPGLNLQFGALDFGSESALPEFGVVDNCAMAASRESTAAPAPGPGTQSQTSLYSKPLSESLGSPLSVALPLPLSSPEPVYHSSVPMASLAPSSLGTASTSNPPSCSSTASTTSPSVPSSSSHYNTVGGSYDGTMPPHTRLAFSQSKEAAGPVMNGLNGVRTSAALDTSSASSTPKPDSPSLNISSNGASAPSSHLQSLPAHSSGTLSSLAQDLPSASQLNSLNSHVSNHSSLSALGSNSLAYTSVDSSSSHASSTGPYMSSQHAALHLTHNSSHSSSGISHLANMPNMGNSLSGTGGGIVGASVLHSAAIAASSALGHGSNGAAATSNLSAPRTTTLLSSATGKAPPNLSQGVPPLLPNQYIMGPGGLLPAYPQIYGYEDLHMLQSRLPMPSLQDYYGITFPGPTATLSGRDGSLANNPYTGEVTKFGRNDSTSPAPPTSLAAVQAAQGQSQGQNQAQPQPPQAQPQPQGQPQHHSNQQAFLPPGYSYTGLPYYPGVPGAVPSAAAFQYGHTMFVPPGGPGPASAKQHSMGLGLGNPSASPFQQQTQQQPSGYGQHAFSSGYEELTAGPAGVDYSKGYNSSSQAQAKSSVSGPGKGKEKKTTAAFANMLGFFWQVVCNFKCVNVFLPGVSVTSSNSGVPDISGSVYNKTQSFDKGFHAGTPPPFSLPSALGGPGPLNPGAAPGGYAPPPFLHILPHQQPHSQLLHHHLAQDGQGGPSQRGQSSSLQQKSQVNKSSYGSSPYWAN from the exons GAGCACCTCGGACATG ACCTCATGGGAGACGGTAGGGAAGAAGAAGCCCCTGGTGAAGGAGGGTCCATCAGACAGCAAGGAGAACAAGGAAAacagggagaagaaaggagagagggaggccagcAAGGGCCGCGCAGCGGCCAACCGCAAGGGCAGGGGCGCCAGTCGCAGTAGGCCGG CGCGCCCAGAGGAGAACGGAGTGGAGGTGACGCCAGTAGACCGAGGCTCAGATCGAGGTCGCAGGGCCAGAGGTGGGAGCCGAG GTTCTGGAGGTCgaggcagaggcagaggaccaCCAGGGAGCCGGTTCTCAGCCCAGGGCATGGGGTATGGTGGCAACGCACATGCACACTCTCAGGGGGTTTCACATTCCTTTAG CCTCTTCAATCCAGCGGACTATACCTCAGAGGCCGGGTCAGGGAGCACACAGACAGAGGTGTGGGACACGTCGGCCAACCATATCACAGAAGGGACAG TTCCCTGGAGGGGCCCCTTGGAAGACTGGGTGTCTGAGGACTGGAGTGAGGACGTTGGT CTCTCGGAGACCAAAGTGTTCACCTCCTCGTGTGCACCTGACGCTGAGAACCACATCACACCTGGGCAGAG TCTGGACCTcgtctctctgctgcagaaGCCTGTAGTTGGAGGGAGAGagccaccttcctcctcctccactcagaGTCTGATCTTCACTaactcccaccaccaccagccacCGCAACAGCAGCTGCCCCCCAGTCGCAGCGCCACCAGTAGCACTAGCTATGCTCATGCtgctctg TCGTCAGTTCTGGGAGCTGGTTTTGGGGACTTGGCGCAGGCTAAAAGGCCTCAGCCCAGCGCTGGAGCTCAGATACTGGAACAGCTGAAGGGCCCCGGCCTGGGTCCGCTGCCTTCATCCCAGGCCGCGCCTCCCGCCAGCACCCAAGGCAGCAACACTTCCATTTGCCGACTGCCAGGCCTGGGAGCCCCTGCACCCCCGCCCTCCTCATCTAGCTGGGACATAAAGGCTTCGGAATCCAACACCACCACGCTGTCCTCGCAGTTCAGCCGTAAGTGTTCAAGTGag TTTGGCCTGCAGCCGGAGCCTTCTCTGGTGCTGAGCCAGCTGGTTCAGAGGCACACCGGCCCGTCCCTGCCACTGGCACGTCAGCCCAGTCCTCCATCGCAGGAGCAAGCGGCCGCTGCTTCAGCCCTGCCCGCCGCCCACCACGTCAGCTCGCCGGCACAGGGCGGTCCGGGGATGGCTTCTGCCGGTGCTAAACCTCCTGCCCCCGGCGCAGGGCTGGACCCTCAGGGTGGCAgtacacaacagcagcagcaacgggCACAGCTCAAAGGCCTGAAACGAAGGATACCTCCCTCATCGAAG ATCCCCTCCACGGCGGTAGAGATGCCGGGCTCAGCTGACGTCCCTGGGTTGAACCTCCAGTTTGGAGCTCTGGACTTCGGCTCGGAGTCAGCGTTGCCGGAGTTTGGGGTTGTTGACAATTGTGCAATGGCAGCATCCAGGGAGTCCACAGCGGCCCCCGCACCGGGACCAGGGACACAGAGCCAAACCAGCCTGTATTCCAAACCCCTCAG TGAGTCTTTGGGCAGCCCTCTCTCCGTGGCCCTCCCACTGCCTCTCTCCTCACCGGAGCCGGTGTATCACTCCTCGGTGCCGATGGCCAGCCTCGCTCCGTCCTCATTAGGGACCGCCAGCACCTCCAACCCACCCTCATGTTCTTCAACAGCTtccaccacctccccctctgtaccctcctcctcctctcactacAACACAGTGGGGGGAAGTTACGATGGGACCATGCCCCCTCACACACGACTGGCCTTTTCCCAGAGTAAAGAGGCCGCAGGACCAGTCATG AATGGTCTGAATGGTGTAAGGACCTCTGCTGCTCTAGACA CCTCATCAGCGTCCTCTACCCCGAAGCCGGATTCGCCGTCTTTGAACATCAGCAGCAATGGCGCCTCGGCACCCTCTTCCCACTTACAATCCCTGCCTGCACACAGCTCCGGCACGCTCTCCAGCCTGGCCCAGGACCTGCCCTCAGCCAGCCAACTCAACTCTCTCAACAG tcaTGTCAGCAATCATTCCTCGTTGTCAGCTCTGGGCTCCAACTCTCTCGCT TACACCAGTgtggacagcagcagctcccacGCCTCTTCCACGGGTCCCTACATGTCATCGCAGCACGCGGCACTCCACTTGACCCACAACAGCAGCCACAGTAGCAGCGGCATCAGCCACCTGGCCAACATGCCCAACATGGGCAACAGCTTGAGCGGCACAGGCGGAGGCATCGTCGGCGCCAGTGTGCTTCACTCTGCTGCCATTGCCGCCAGCTCGGCGCTGGGACATGGCTCCAATGGAGCTGCCGCCACGTCCAACCTCTCTGCACCGAGGACCACCACCCTGCTCTCCTCTGCCACTG GTAAAGCTCCTCCTAATTTATCCCAGGGAGtgcctcctctgctgcccaaCCAGTATATCATGGGCCCGGGGGGGCTGCTGCCAGCATACCCA CAGATCTACGGTTACGAAGACCTCCACATGCTACAGTCCAGACTGCCAATG CCCTCTTTGCAGGATTACTACGGAATCACATTCCCTGGCCCCACAGCGACACTCTCTGGCAGAGACGGGAGCCTAGCCAACAACCCCTACACCG GTGAAGTCACAAAGTTTGGCAGAAATGACTCCACCTCGCCGGCGCCCCCAACGAGCCTGGCGGCTGTGCAGGCTGCCCAGGGCCAGAGCCAGGGCCAGAACCAGGCCCAGCCGCAGCCTCCCCAGGCCCAGCCACAGCCCCAGGGCCAGCCGCAACACCACAGCAATCAGCAGGCCTTTCTGCCTCCAGGATACAGCTACACGGGCCTGCCTTACTACCCTGGGGTGCCTGGTGCCGTACCCAGTGCTGCTGCCTTCCAGTACGGCCACACCATGTTCGTTCCCCCCGGGGGCCCGGGACCGGCCTCGGCCAAGCAGCACAGCATGGGCCTGGGTCTGGGGAACCCCTCGGCGAGCCCCTTCCAGCAGCAGACACAGCAGCAGCCCAGTGGCTACGGCCAGCACGCCTTCAGTTCAG GATATGAGGAGCTGACCGCGGGGCCAGCAGGAGTGGACTACAGTAAAGGATACAACTCCTCCTCACAGGCACAAGCCAAATCTTCTGTTTCTGGGCCCGGGAAAGgtaaggagaaaaaaacaacagcagcatttgcaaatatgttgggttttttttggcaggTCGTTTGcaattttaaatgtgtaaatgtttttctgcCAGGCGTCTCTGTGACTTCCAGTAACTCCGGTGTGCCAGACATCAGTGGAAGTGTTTACAATAAGACCCAG TCTTTTGATAAGGGTTTTCATGCGGGGACGCCTCCTCCCTTCAGTCTGCCATCAGCACTGGGGGGTCCGGGGCCTCTAAACCCCGGAGCAGCACCTGGGGGCTATGCGccgccccccttcctccacATCCTGCCTCACCAGCAACCACACTCGCAGCTGTTGCACCACCATCTAGCTCAGGATGGACAG GGTGGTCCGAGCCAGCGCGGCCAGTCCAGCAGCCTGCAGCAGAAGAGCCAAGTCAACAAGTCGAGCTACGGCAGCTCCCCCTACTGGGCCAACTGA
- the ubap2a gene encoding ubiquitin-associated protein 2a isoform X2, producing the protein MMSSLGGDKARGPREKALPAATQTSQHQKQIQATAEQIRLAQVIYDKNDADFEDKVNQLMEVTGKNQDECMVALHDSNEDVSRAINFLLESTSDMTSWETVGKKKPLVKEGPSDSKENKENREKKGEREASKGRAAANRKGRGASRSRPARPEENGVEVTPVDRGSDRGRRARGGSRGSGGRGRGRGPPGSRFSAQGMGYGGNAHAHSQGVSHSFSLFNPADYTSEAGSGSTQTEVWDTSANHITEGTVPWRGPLEDWVSEDWSEDVGLSETKVFTSSCAPDAENHITPGQSLDLVSLLQKPVVGGREPPSSSSTQSLIFTNSHHHQPPQQQLPPSRSATSSTSYAHAALSSVLGAGFGDLAQAKRPQPSAGAQILEQLKGPGLGPLPSSQAAPPASTQGSNTSICRLPGLGAPAPPPSSSSWDIKASESNTTTLSSQFSREFGLQPEPSLVLSQLVQRHTGPSLPLARQPSPPSQEQAAAASALPAAHHVSSPAQGGPGMASAGAKPPAPGAGLDPQGGSTQQQQQRAQLKGLKRRIPPSSKIPSTAVEMPGSADVPGLNLQFGALDFGSESALPEFGVVDNCAMAASRESTAAPAPGPGTQSQTSLYSKPLSESLGSPLSVALPLPLSSPEPVYHSSVPMASLAPSSLGTASTSNPPSCSSTASTTSPSVPSSSSHYNTVGGSYDGTMPPHTRLAFSQSKEAAGPVMNGLNGVRTSAALDTSSASSTPKPDSPSLNISSNGASAPSSHLQSLPAHSSGTLSSLAQDLPSASQLNSLNSHVSNHSSLSALGSNSLAYTSVDSSSSHASSTGPYMSSQHAALHLTHNSSHSSSGISHLANMPNMGNSLSGTGGGIVGASVLHSAAIAASSALGHGSNGAAATSNLSAPRTTTLLSSATGKAPPNLSQGVPPLLPNQYIMGPGGLLPAYPQIYGYEDLHMLQSRLPMPSLQDYYGITFPGPTATLSGRDGSLANNPYTGEVTKFGRNDSTSPAPPTSLAAVQAAQGQSQGQNQAQPQPPQAQPQPQGQPQHHSNQQAFLPPGYSYTGLPYYPGVPGAVPSAAAFQYGHTMFVPPGGPGPASAKQHSMGLGLGNPSASPFQQQTQQQPSGYGQHAFSSGYEELTAGPAGVDYSKGYNSSSQAQAKSSVSGPGKGKEKKTTAAFANMLGFFWQVVCNFKCVNVFLPGVSVTSSNSGVPDISGSVYNKTQSFDKGFHAGTPPPFSLPSALGGPGPLNPGAAPGGYAPPPFLHILPHQQPHSQLLHHHLAQDGQGGPSQRGQSSSLQQKSQVNKSSYGSSPYWAN; encoded by the exons GAGCACCTCGGACATG ACCTCATGGGAGACGGTAGGGAAGAAGAAGCCCCTGGTGAAGGAGGGTCCATCAGACAGCAAGGAGAACAAGGAAAacagggagaagaaaggagagagggaggccagcAAGGGCCGCGCAGCGGCCAACCGCAAGGGCAGGGGCGCCAGTCGCAGTAGGCCGG CGCGCCCAGAGGAGAACGGAGTGGAGGTGACGCCAGTAGACCGAGGCTCAGATCGAGGTCGCAGGGCCAGAGGTGGGAGCCGAG GTTCTGGAGGTCgaggcagaggcagaggaccaCCAGGGAGCCGGTTCTCAGCCCAGGGCATGGGGTATGGTGGCAACGCACATGCACACTCTCAGGGGGTTTCACATTCCTTTAG CCTCTTCAATCCAGCGGACTATACCTCAGAGGCCGGGTCAGGGAGCACACAGACAGAGGTGTGGGACACGTCGGCCAACCATATCACAGAAGGGACAG TTCCCTGGAGGGGCCCCTTGGAAGACTGGGTGTCTGAGGACTGGAGTGAGGACGTTGGT CTCTCGGAGACCAAAGTGTTCACCTCCTCGTGTGCACCTGACGCTGAGAACCACATCACACCTGGGCAGAG TCTGGACCTcgtctctctgctgcagaaGCCTGTAGTTGGAGGGAGAGagccaccttcctcctcctccactcagaGTCTGATCTTCACTaactcccaccaccaccagccacCGCAACAGCAGCTGCCCCCCAGTCGCAGCGCCACCAGTAGCACTAGCTATGCTCATGCtgctctg TCGTCAGTTCTGGGAGCTGGTTTTGGGGACTTGGCGCAGGCTAAAAGGCCTCAGCCCAGCGCTGGAGCTCAGATACTGGAACAGCTGAAGGGCCCCGGCCTGGGTCCGCTGCCTTCATCCCAGGCCGCGCCTCCCGCCAGCACCCAAGGCAGCAACACTTCCATTTGCCGACTGCCAGGCCTGGGAGCCCCTGCACCCCCGCCCTCCTCATCTAGCTGGGACATAAAGGCTTCGGAATCCAACACCACCACGCTGTCCTCGCAGTTCAGCC GTGAGTTTGGCCTGCAGCCGGAGCCTTCTCTGGTGCTGAGCCAGCTGGTTCAGAGGCACACCGGCCCGTCCCTGCCACTGGCACGTCAGCCCAGTCCTCCATCGCAGGAGCAAGCGGCCGCTGCTTCAGCCCTGCCCGCCGCCCACCACGTCAGCTCGCCGGCACAGGGCGGTCCGGGGATGGCTTCTGCCGGTGCTAAACCTCCTGCCCCCGGCGCAGGGCTGGACCCTCAGGGTGGCAgtacacaacagcagcagcaacgggCACAGCTCAAAGGCCTGAAACGAAGGATACCTCCCTCATCGAAG ATCCCCTCCACGGCGGTAGAGATGCCGGGCTCAGCTGACGTCCCTGGGTTGAACCTCCAGTTTGGAGCTCTGGACTTCGGCTCGGAGTCAGCGTTGCCGGAGTTTGGGGTTGTTGACAATTGTGCAATGGCAGCATCCAGGGAGTCCACAGCGGCCCCCGCACCGGGACCAGGGACACAGAGCCAAACCAGCCTGTATTCCAAACCCCTCAG TGAGTCTTTGGGCAGCCCTCTCTCCGTGGCCCTCCCACTGCCTCTCTCCTCACCGGAGCCGGTGTATCACTCCTCGGTGCCGATGGCCAGCCTCGCTCCGTCCTCATTAGGGACCGCCAGCACCTCCAACCCACCCTCATGTTCTTCAACAGCTtccaccacctccccctctgtaccctcctcctcctctcactacAACACAGTGGGGGGAAGTTACGATGGGACCATGCCCCCTCACACACGACTGGCCTTTTCCCAGAGTAAAGAGGCCGCAGGACCAGTCATG AATGGTCTGAATGGTGTAAGGACCTCTGCTGCTCTAGACA CCTCATCAGCGTCCTCTACCCCGAAGCCGGATTCGCCGTCTTTGAACATCAGCAGCAATGGCGCCTCGGCACCCTCTTCCCACTTACAATCCCTGCCTGCACACAGCTCCGGCACGCTCTCCAGCCTGGCCCAGGACCTGCCCTCAGCCAGCCAACTCAACTCTCTCAACAG tcaTGTCAGCAATCATTCCTCGTTGTCAGCTCTGGGCTCCAACTCTCTCGCT TACACCAGTgtggacagcagcagctcccacGCCTCTTCCACGGGTCCCTACATGTCATCGCAGCACGCGGCACTCCACTTGACCCACAACAGCAGCCACAGTAGCAGCGGCATCAGCCACCTGGCCAACATGCCCAACATGGGCAACAGCTTGAGCGGCACAGGCGGAGGCATCGTCGGCGCCAGTGTGCTTCACTCTGCTGCCATTGCCGCCAGCTCGGCGCTGGGACATGGCTCCAATGGAGCTGCCGCCACGTCCAACCTCTCTGCACCGAGGACCACCACCCTGCTCTCCTCTGCCACTG GTAAAGCTCCTCCTAATTTATCCCAGGGAGtgcctcctctgctgcccaaCCAGTATATCATGGGCCCGGGGGGGCTGCTGCCAGCATACCCA CAGATCTACGGTTACGAAGACCTCCACATGCTACAGTCCAGACTGCCAATG CCCTCTTTGCAGGATTACTACGGAATCACATTCCCTGGCCCCACAGCGACACTCTCTGGCAGAGACGGGAGCCTAGCCAACAACCCCTACACCG GTGAAGTCACAAAGTTTGGCAGAAATGACTCCACCTCGCCGGCGCCCCCAACGAGCCTGGCGGCTGTGCAGGCTGCCCAGGGCCAGAGCCAGGGCCAGAACCAGGCCCAGCCGCAGCCTCCCCAGGCCCAGCCACAGCCCCAGGGCCAGCCGCAACACCACAGCAATCAGCAGGCCTTTCTGCCTCCAGGATACAGCTACACGGGCCTGCCTTACTACCCTGGGGTGCCTGGTGCCGTACCCAGTGCTGCTGCCTTCCAGTACGGCCACACCATGTTCGTTCCCCCCGGGGGCCCGGGACCGGCCTCGGCCAAGCAGCACAGCATGGGCCTGGGTCTGGGGAACCCCTCGGCGAGCCCCTTCCAGCAGCAGACACAGCAGCAGCCCAGTGGCTACGGCCAGCACGCCTTCAGTTCAG GATATGAGGAGCTGACCGCGGGGCCAGCAGGAGTGGACTACAGTAAAGGATACAACTCCTCCTCACAGGCACAAGCCAAATCTTCTGTTTCTGGGCCCGGGAAAGgtaaggagaaaaaaacaacagcagcatttgcaaatatgttgggttttttttggcaggTCGTTTGcaattttaaatgtgtaaatgtttttctgcCAGGCGTCTCTGTGACTTCCAGTAACTCCGGTGTGCCAGACATCAGTGGAAGTGTTTACAATAAGACCCAG TCTTTTGATAAGGGTTTTCATGCGGGGACGCCTCCTCCCTTCAGTCTGCCATCAGCACTGGGGGGTCCGGGGCCTCTAAACCCCGGAGCAGCACCTGGGGGCTATGCGccgccccccttcctccacATCCTGCCTCACCAGCAACCACACTCGCAGCTGTTGCACCACCATCTAGCTCAGGATGGACAG GGTGGTCCGAGCCAGCGCGGCCAGTCCAGCAGCCTGCAGCAGAAGAGCCAAGTCAACAAGTCGAGCTACGGCAGCTCCCCCTACTGGGCCAACTGA
- the ubap2a gene encoding ubiquitin-associated protein 2a isoform X4 codes for MMSSLGGDKARGPREKALPAATQTSQHQKQIQATAEQIRLAQVIYDKNDADFEDKVNQLMEVTGKNQDECMVALHDSNEDVSRAINFLLESTSDMTSWETVGKKKPLVKEGPSDSKENKENREKKGEREASKGRAAANRKGRGASRSRPARPEENGVEVTPVDRGSDRGRRARGGSRGSGGRGRGRGPPGSRFSAQGMGLFNPADYTSEAGSGSTQTEVWDTSANHITEGTVPWRGPLEDWVSEDWSEDVGLSETKVFTSSCAPDAENHITPGQSLDLVSLLQKPVVGGREPPSSSSTQSLIFTNSHHHQPPQQQLPPSRSATSSTSYAHAALSSVLGAGFGDLAQAKRPQPSAGAQILEQLKGPGLGPLPSSQAAPPASTQGSNTSICRLPGLGAPAPPPSSSSWDIKASESNTTTLSSQFSREFGLQPEPSLVLSQLVQRHTGPSLPLARQPSPPSQEQAAAASALPAAHHVSSPAQGGPGMASAGAKPPAPGAGLDPQGGSTQQQQQRAQLKGLKRRIPPSSKIPSTAVEMPGSADVPGLNLQFGALDFGSESALPEFGVVDNCAMAASRESTAAPAPGPGTQSQTSLYSKPLSESLGSPLSVALPLPLSSPEPVYHSSVPMASLAPSSLGTASTSNPPSCSSTASTTSPSVPSSSSHYNTVGGSYDGTMPPHTRLAFSQSKEAAGPVMNGLNGVRTSAALDTSSASSTPKPDSPSLNISSNGASAPSSHLQSLPAHSSGTLSSLAQDLPSASQLNSLNSHVSNHSSLSALGSNSLAYTSVDSSSSHASSTGPYMSSQHAALHLTHNSSHSSSGISHLANMPNMGNSLSGTGGGIVGASVLHSAAIAASSALGHGSNGAAATSNLSAPRTTTLLSSATGKAPPNLSQGVPPLLPNQYIMGPGGLLPAYPQIYGYEDLHMLQSRLPMPSLQDYYGITFPGPTATLSGRDGSLANNPYTGEVTKFGRNDSTSPAPPTSLAAVQAAQGQSQGQNQAQPQPPQAQPQPQGQPQHHSNQQAFLPPGYSYTGLPYYPGVPGAVPSAAAFQYGHTMFVPPGGPGPASAKQHSMGLGLGNPSASPFQQQTQQQPSGYGQHAFSSGYEELTAGPAGVDYSKGYNSSSQAQAKSSVSGPGKGKEKKTTAAFANMLGFFWQVVCNFKCVNVFLPGVSVTSSNSGVPDISGSVYNKTQSFDKGFHAGTPPPFSLPSALGGPGPLNPGAAPGGYAPPPFLHILPHQQPHSQLLHHHLAQDGQGGPSQRGQSSSLQQKSQVNKSSYGSSPYWAN; via the exons GAGCACCTCGGACATG ACCTCATGGGAGACGGTAGGGAAGAAGAAGCCCCTGGTGAAGGAGGGTCCATCAGACAGCAAGGAGAACAAGGAAAacagggagaagaaaggagagagggaggccagcAAGGGCCGCGCAGCGGCCAACCGCAAGGGCAGGGGCGCCAGTCGCAGTAGGCCGG CGCGCCCAGAGGAGAACGGAGTGGAGGTGACGCCAGTAGACCGAGGCTCAGATCGAGGTCGCAGGGCCAGAGGTGGGAGCCGAG GTTCTGGAGGTCgaggcagaggcagaggaccaCCAGGGAGCCGGTTCTCAGCCCAGGGCATGGG CCTCTTCAATCCAGCGGACTATACCTCAGAGGCCGGGTCAGGGAGCACACAGACAGAGGTGTGGGACACGTCGGCCAACCATATCACAGAAGGGACAG TTCCCTGGAGGGGCCCCTTGGAAGACTGGGTGTCTGAGGACTGGAGTGAGGACGTTGGT CTCTCGGAGACCAAAGTGTTCACCTCCTCGTGTGCACCTGACGCTGAGAACCACATCACACCTGGGCAGAG TCTGGACCTcgtctctctgctgcagaaGCCTGTAGTTGGAGGGAGAGagccaccttcctcctcctccactcagaGTCTGATCTTCACTaactcccaccaccaccagccacCGCAACAGCAGCTGCCCCCCAGTCGCAGCGCCACCAGTAGCACTAGCTATGCTCATGCtgctctg TCGTCAGTTCTGGGAGCTGGTTTTGGGGACTTGGCGCAGGCTAAAAGGCCTCAGCCCAGCGCTGGAGCTCAGATACTGGAACAGCTGAAGGGCCCCGGCCTGGGTCCGCTGCCTTCATCCCAGGCCGCGCCTCCCGCCAGCACCCAAGGCAGCAACACTTCCATTTGCCGACTGCCAGGCCTGGGAGCCCCTGCACCCCCGCCCTCCTCATCTAGCTGGGACATAAAGGCTTCGGAATCCAACACCACCACGCTGTCCTCGCAGTTCAGCC GTGAGTTTGGCCTGCAGCCGGAGCCTTCTCTGGTGCTGAGCCAGCTGGTTCAGAGGCACACCGGCCCGTCCCTGCCACTGGCACGTCAGCCCAGTCCTCCATCGCAGGAGCAAGCGGCCGCTGCTTCAGCCCTGCCCGCCGCCCACCACGTCAGCTCGCCGGCACAGGGCGGTCCGGGGATGGCTTCTGCCGGTGCTAAACCTCCTGCCCCCGGCGCAGGGCTGGACCCTCAGGGTGGCAgtacacaacagcagcagcaacgggCACAGCTCAAAGGCCTGAAACGAAGGATACCTCCCTCATCGAAG ATCCCCTCCACGGCGGTAGAGATGCCGGGCTCAGCTGACGTCCCTGGGTTGAACCTCCAGTTTGGAGCTCTGGACTTCGGCTCGGAGTCAGCGTTGCCGGAGTTTGGGGTTGTTGACAATTGTGCAATGGCAGCATCCAGGGAGTCCACAGCGGCCCCCGCACCGGGACCAGGGACACAGAGCCAAACCAGCCTGTATTCCAAACCCCTCAG TGAGTCTTTGGGCAGCCCTCTCTCCGTGGCCCTCCCACTGCCTCTCTCCTCACCGGAGCCGGTGTATCACTCCTCGGTGCCGATGGCCAGCCTCGCTCCGTCCTCATTAGGGACCGCCAGCACCTCCAACCCACCCTCATGTTCTTCAACAGCTtccaccacctccccctctgtaccctcctcctcctctcactacAACACAGTGGGGGGAAGTTACGATGGGACCATGCCCCCTCACACACGACTGGCCTTTTCCCAGAGTAAAGAGGCCGCAGGACCAGTCATG AATGGTCTGAATGGTGTAAGGACCTCTGCTGCTCTAGACA CCTCATCAGCGTCCTCTACCCCGAAGCCGGATTCGCCGTCTTTGAACATCAGCAGCAATGGCGCCTCGGCACCCTCTTCCCACTTACAATCCCTGCCTGCACACAGCTCCGGCACGCTCTCCAGCCTGGCCCAGGACCTGCCCTCAGCCAGCCAACTCAACTCTCTCAACAG tcaTGTCAGCAATCATTCCTCGTTGTCAGCTCTGGGCTCCAACTCTCTCGCT TACACCAGTgtggacagcagcagctcccacGCCTCTTCCACGGGTCCCTACATGTCATCGCAGCACGCGGCACTCCACTTGACCCACAACAGCAGCCACAGTAGCAGCGGCATCAGCCACCTGGCCAACATGCCCAACATGGGCAACAGCTTGAGCGGCACAGGCGGAGGCATCGTCGGCGCCAGTGTGCTTCACTCTGCTGCCATTGCCGCCAGCTCGGCGCTGGGACATGGCTCCAATGGAGCTGCCGCCACGTCCAACCTCTCTGCACCGAGGACCACCACCCTGCTCTCCTCTGCCACTG GTAAAGCTCCTCCTAATTTATCCCAGGGAGtgcctcctctgctgcccaaCCAGTATATCATGGGCCCGGGGGGGCTGCTGCCAGCATACCCA CAGATCTACGGTTACGAAGACCTCCACATGCTACAGTCCAGACTGCCAATG CCCTCTTTGCAGGATTACTACGGAATCACATTCCCTGGCCCCACAGCGACACTCTCTGGCAGAGACGGGAGCCTAGCCAACAACCCCTACACCG GTGAAGTCACAAAGTTTGGCAGAAATGACTCCACCTCGCCGGCGCCCCCAACGAGCCTGGCGGCTGTGCAGGCTGCCCAGGGCCAGAGCCAGGGCCAGAACCAGGCCCAGCCGCAGCCTCCCCAGGCCCAGCCACAGCCCCAGGGCCAGCCGCAACACCACAGCAATCAGCAGGCCTTTCTGCCTCCAGGATACAGCTACACGGGCCTGCCTTACTACCCTGGGGTGCCTGGTGCCGTACCCAGTGCTGCTGCCTTCCAGTACGGCCACACCATGTTCGTTCCCCCCGGGGGCCCGGGACCGGCCTCGGCCAAGCAGCACAGCATGGGCCTGGGTCTGGGGAACCCCTCGGCGAGCCCCTTCCAGCAGCAGACACAGCAGCAGCCCAGTGGCTACGGCCAGCACGCCTTCAGTTCAG GATATGAGGAGCTGACCGCGGGGCCAGCAGGAGTGGACTACAGTAAAGGATACAACTCCTCCTCACAGGCACAAGCCAAATCTTCTGTTTCTGGGCCCGGGAAAGgtaaggagaaaaaaacaacagcagcatttgcaaatatgttgggttttttttggcaggTCGTTTGcaattttaaatgtgtaaatgtttttctgcCAGGCGTCTCTGTGACTTCCAGTAACTCCGGTGTGCCAGACATCAGTGGAAGTGTTTACAATAAGACCCAG TCTTTTGATAAGGGTTTTCATGCGGGGACGCCTCCTCCCTTCAGTCTGCCATCAGCACTGGGGGGTCCGGGGCCTCTAAACCCCGGAGCAGCACCTGGGGGCTATGCGccgccccccttcctccacATCCTGCCTCACCAGCAACCACACTCGCAGCTGTTGCACCACCATCTAGCTCAGGATGGACAG GGTGGTCCGAGCCAGCGCGGCCAGTCCAGCAGCCTGCAGCAGAAGAGCCAAGTCAACAAGTCGAGCTACGGCAGCTCCCCCTACTGGGCCAACTGA